From a region of the Lactuca sativa cultivar Salinas chromosome 4, Lsat_Salinas_v11, whole genome shotgun sequence genome:
- the LOC111898909 gene encoding uncharacterized protein LOC111898909, with the protein MKDGKCKKHFPKLLLESTFFDSDGYVRYNRSSAAKHTTTRGIPIDNGYIVPYNRRLCSRFDAHINVEYCGWNMMIRYLFKYISKGADRVRYALQKTKTDDTASPSVVTNNNNVDAKRKESSFINEIQNFLDGRYICSHEAAWRILDFHMSIYETIIGYIENKKQIFMFYYGHGGTGKTFLWTTILSYFRSIGKVVLAVATSGIVSLLLPSGTTAYSRFKIPIDLTNKKSCDIKKRTMLGDLMCHTSLIVWDEAPMSDRRCFEFLDRQTLPVVPKSTRSEIIALTLPNSYLWALFEVMMLTENMCLLSNTDAETHTISIIDFARWILNIGDGLLGCPNTDDPDNTSWVQIPESLLIPSEPSALKDLIQFVYGDCILTHPIAIDVSQREIVCPTNEVADKINNIVLKAITNSGVVYNTTDSM; encoded by the exons ATGAAGGATGGAAAATGTAAGAAACATTTTCCAAAGTTGTTACTCGAATCTACATTTTTCGATTCTGATGGTTATGTGCGTTACAATCGTTCTTCAGCAGCTAAACACACAACAACACGTGGGATTCCCATAGATAATGGGTATATCGTACCCTATAACAGAAGGTTATGTTCTCGGTTTGATGCACATATTAATGTTGAGTATTGTGGGTGGAACATGATGATAAGgtatctcttcaaatacatttcTAAAGGAGCAGATCGTGTTAGATATGCACTCCAAAAAACTAAAACAGATGATACAGCTAGCCCAAGTGTTGtcacaaataataataatgtggATGCAAAACGAAAAGAATCTTCGTTCATAAATGAAATTCAGAATTTCTTAGATGGAAGATACATCTGTTCACATGAGGCGGCATGGCGTATTCTTGATTTTCAC ATGTCAATCTATGAAACCATTATTGGATATATTGAAAATAAGAAACAGATATTTATGTTTTACTATGGTCACGGTGGTACAGGAAAAACATTTCTATGGACTACGATTCTTTCTTATTTTAGATCGATTGGGAAAGTGGTTCTGGCTGTTGCTACATCTGGAATCGTATCATTGCTACTTCCATCTGGAACAACCGCATATTCAAGATTTAAGATTCCAATAGATCTGACAAACAAAAAATCTTGTGATATAAAAAAGAGAACGATGTTAGGTGATCTCATGTGTCATACATCACTTATTGTATGGGATGAAGCACCAATGAGTGACAGAAGATGTTTTGAATTTCTCGACAG ACAAACGCTTCCAGTCGTCCCAAAAAGCACACGCTCTGAGATAATAGCGCTTACACTGCCAAATTCATATCTATGGGCCCTTTTCGAAGTTATGATGCTTACGGAAAATATGTGTTTGCTTTCAAACACAGATGCCGAAACACACACAATATCAATAATAGATTTTGCACGTTGGATCCTGAACATTGGAGATGGTTTGCTTGGATGTCCTAATACAGATGATCCGGACAACACATCTTGGGTTCAAATTCCAGAATCACTGTTGATACCATCCGAACCGAGTGCGTTGAAAGATCTTATACAGTTTGTGTATGGAGATTGTATACTCACCCACCCAATAGCCATAGATGTTTCACAAAGGGAAATTGTTTGTCCAACAAATGAAGTGGCAGATAAGATAAACAACATCGTCCTAAAAGCTATCACAAATTCCGGTGTAGTATATAACACTACAGATTCAATGTAG